One part of the Methylobacterium terrae genome encodes these proteins:
- a CDS encoding methyl-accepting chemotaxis protein produces the protein MRILAKASIPVGLLLVMLAGLCGFSLSRMSLIAQTYQDVLGREVAAGRAAFEVQLDLARYGAVVNRIVSESSMTELDTLEKETKAIAAGLPGRLDRLKALMPEAAAGTDQVLARFNQAFEATDDVITKTFGSQQDQALKVGRERVDPALAEARRALSAIEAGAEAKMRQASGTAAAAGEDARVTTVALASAACALALVLAWLILQRGVAGPVVAMSRTMERLAAGDVAVAVEGTHRRDEVGRMARAVGVFKDSLIRSRALEEEAALARASTEEQRRAGMRQMADAFERAVGGIVGQVSASATELQATARTMTATAGRTADLSAGAASAAGEAAGNVVTVASAAEELGASVDEIGRQVDGSAALARAAVDEADRSGTLVQELSSAVARIGDVVGMISSIAGQTNLLALNATIEAARAGAAGRGFAVVAAEVKELAGQTARATEEITAQIGRIQGSTEQAVGAIGAIAGRIREISGVATSIAAAVEEQGAATQEIVRNVTRAASGTDAVTGNIAGVAGAAEETGAAATQVLASATALSRQSEGLTAEVRRFLETVRAA, from the coding sequence ATGCGGATCCTCGCCAAGGCGTCGATTCCCGTCGGCCTGCTGCTCGTCATGCTGGCGGGCCTGTGCGGCTTCTCCCTCTCGCGGATGAGCCTCATCGCCCAGACCTACCAGGACGTGCTCGGCCGCGAGGTGGCGGCGGGGCGCGCGGCGTTCGAGGTCCAGCTCGACCTGGCGCGCTACGGCGCCGTGGTGAACCGCATCGTCTCGGAGAGCTCGATGACCGAGCTCGACACCCTCGAGAAGGAGACCAAGGCGATCGCCGCGGGCCTGCCGGGCCGGCTCGATCGGCTGAAGGCCCTGATGCCCGAGGCGGCGGCGGGCACCGACCAGGTCCTCGCCCGGTTCAACCAGGCGTTCGAGGCGACGGACGACGTGATCACCAAGACCTTCGGCAGCCAGCAGGACCAGGCGCTCAAGGTCGGCCGCGAGCGGGTCGATCCCGCGCTGGCGGAAGCCCGCCGCGCCCTGTCGGCGATCGAGGCCGGCGCCGAGGCGAAGATGCGGCAGGCGAGCGGGACGGCGGCGGCCGCCGGCGAGGACGCCCGGGTCACCACCGTGGCGCTCGCCTCGGCCGCCTGCGCCCTGGCGCTCGTCCTCGCCTGGCTGATCCTGCAGCGCGGCGTCGCCGGCCCGGTCGTGGCGATGTCGCGCACGATGGAGCGGCTCGCCGCCGGGGACGTCGCGGTGGCGGTGGAGGGCACGCACAGGCGCGACGAGGTCGGCCGGATGGCCCGCGCGGTGGGGGTGTTCAAGGACAGCCTGATCCGCAGCCGGGCACTGGAGGAGGAGGCCGCGCTCGCCCGCGCCTCGACCGAGGAGCAGCGCCGGGCCGGGATGCGCCAGATGGCGGACGCCTTCGAGCGGGCGGTCGGCGGCATCGTCGGCCAGGTCTCCGCGTCCGCGACCGAGCTGCAGGCCACCGCCCGCACCATGACGGCGACCGCCGGCCGGACCGCCGACCTCTCGGCGGGGGCCGCCTCCGCCGCCGGCGAGGCGGCGGGCAACGTCGTCACGGTGGCCTCCGCGGCGGAGGAGCTCGGCGCCTCGGTGGACGAGATCGGCCGGCAGGTCGACGGCTCGGCCGCGCTCGCCCGCGCCGCGGTCGACGAGGCCGACCGCAGCGGCACCCTGGTGCAGGAGCTCAGCAGCGCGGTCGCCCGCATCGGCGACGTCGTCGGCATGATCTCGTCGATCGCCGGCCAGACCAACCTGCTCGCGCTCAACGCCACGATCGAGGCGGCCCGCGCCGGGGCAGCGGGCCGCGGCTTCGCGGTGGTCGCCGCCGAGGTCAAGGAACTCGCCGGCCAGACGGCCCGCGCGACCGAGGAGATCACCGCCCAGATCGGCCGGATCCAGGGCTCGACTGAGCAGGCCGTCGGCGCGATCGGCGCCATCGCCGGGCGCATCCGCGAGATCTCGGGCGTCGCGACCTCGATCGCCGCGGCCGTCGAGGAGCAGGGGGCGGCGACCCAGGAGATCGTCCGCAACGTCACCCGCGCCGCCTCCGGCACCGACGCGGTGACGGGGAACATCGCCGGCGTGGCGGGCGCGGCGGAGGAGACCGGCGCCGCGGCGACCCAGGTGCTCGCCTCGGCCACCGCGCTGTCGCGCCAGTCCGAGGGCCTGACCGCGGAGGTGCGGCGGTTCCTCGAGACTGTCAGGGCGGCGTGA